The following coding sequences are from one Verrucomicrobiota bacterium window:
- the moaC gene encoding cyclic pyranopterin monophosphate synthase MoaC — MNENFSHLDETGSAKMVDVSKKPDMVREASAQAIFCCQSLTIKKLKDKALPKGDVLTVAKIAGIQAAKETSRIIPLCHPLPLSGMDIEFEIFEQSIRIGSKVRTTAKTGVEMEALTAVQVAALTLFDMCKAVDQNMSITDVRVITKTKANLA, encoded by the coding sequence ATGAATGAGAATTTTTCACATCTGGACGAAACAGGGTCAGCAAAGATGGTTGATGTGAGCAAAAAGCCAGATATGGTTCGTGAGGCATCAGCTCAGGCTATTTTTTGTTGCCAATCATTGACCATTAAAAAGCTTAAGGATAAAGCGCTGCCCAAAGGAGATGTTTTAACTGTTGCAAAAATCGCTGGGATACAGGCCGCCAAAGAAACAAGTAGAATCATTCCCTTATGCCACCCGTTACCTCTTTCAGGTATGGATATTGAATTTGAGATTTTTGAGCAAAGTATAAGAATTGGGTCCAAGGTAAGAACTACTGCTAAAACGGGTGTAGAAATGGAGGCTTTGACAGCAGTGCAAGTGGCGGCATTGACATTATTTGATATGTGTAAAGCAGTTGATCAGAACATGTCTATTACTGATGTAAGAGTTATCACAAAGACAAAAGCTAATTTAGCGTGA
- the mog gene encoding molybdopterin adenylyltransferase, giving the protein MKIGRLTLSDRASQGVYEDKSGPAIDAYLGECFDEDLEFVLKILPDDQSLIEESLIQLSDHELCSLIITTGGTGPSARDVTPEATIAVLEKELPGFGEVMRTESFKIVKTAILSRATAGIRGKSLIINLPGNPKAVRQILPLLLAAIAECLEHLTGSRPKLSKSF; this is encoded by the coding sequence GTGAAGATTGGACGTCTAACATTAAGTGATCGAGCATCTCAGGGTGTCTATGAAGACAAAAGTGGTCCTGCAATAGATGCCTATCTCGGTGAATGTTTCGATGAAGATCTGGAATTTGTTCTAAAAATATTGCCTGATGATCAAAGCTTAATTGAAGAGTCACTTATACAACTCTCAGATCACGAACTTTGTTCTTTGATTATTACTACGGGAGGAACAGGACCTAGTGCTAGGGATGTGACTCCAGAAGCGACAATTGCAGTCCTGGAAAAGGAACTTCCCGGCTTTGGCGAAGTGATGAGGACGGAGTCTTTTAAAATTGTTAAGACTGCTATTCTTTCCAGAGCTACCGCGGGTATCCGGGGAAAAAGCTTAATTATTAATTTGCCAGGTAATCCTAAAGCAGTAAGGCAAATCCTGCCCTTACTATTAGCTGCTATAGCTGAGTGTCTAGAACATTTGACTGGATCTAGGCCGAAGTTAAGCAAATCCTTTTAA
- a CDS encoding prepilin-type N-terminal cleavage/methylation domain-containing protein, with protein sequence MRKLYFDNTYLRSNKRSLTRAKPLSRSGFTLIEVLVAVSVLTIIFSILVSILGTMSSAWSTSRGKMDNFSKARAILNLMHQDLSNSVIRQDLPSFTENKKNELGFFVRNFGQRKESKSARPLTYVTYGTIEINGRKVLERVDHPYDFLGGAPDWQSLTSEDSLGFKLTQPSSAIRRDVCEGVLAFSYYFINENGTSSRIFNSSGDDRTTAVLVAFVVASEKAALFLQELDKTAELSKRLKDLSPSSDGWKVKASWQDFLTAPETYEEYPPEILSNIRVYQRVTPISPGYLVPSTTLN encoded by the coding sequence ATGCGTAAACTCTATTTTGACAATACATATCTTAGATCCAACAAACGCAGTCTAACCAGAGCAAAACCATTGTCACGCAGTGGCTTTACATTGATAGAAGTGCTAGTAGCAGTATCCGTTCTCACCATTATTTTTAGTATCCTTGTCAGTATTCTTGGCACTATGTCATCTGCATGGTCAACCTCCAGGGGTAAAATGGATAACTTTTCCAAAGCACGTGCCATTCTCAATTTGATGCATCAGGATTTGAGTAATTCTGTCATTAGACAAGACCTCCCCTCATTTACTGAAAATAAAAAGAACGAGCTAGGCTTTTTTGTCCGTAACTTTGGACAACGCAAAGAGAGCAAATCAGCAAGACCACTTACTTATGTTACCTATGGAACCATTGAAATAAATGGCAGAAAAGTTCTAGAGAGGGTTGACCACCCATATGATTTTTTGGGCGGAGCTCCCGACTGGCAATCTCTAACTTCAGAGGACTCTCTTGGCTTTAAGTTAACTCAGCCTAGCTCAGCGATTCGTAGAGATGTTTGTGAAGGAGTCCTCGCATTTAGCTACTACTTTATTAATGAAAACGGAACCTCCTCCCGAATTTTCAATTCTTCGGGAGACGATCGGACAACCGCGGTACTAGTTGCTTTCGTTGTAGCGAGTGAGAAAGCAGCTCTGTTTTTACAGGAGCTAGATAAAACAGCTGAGCTAAGTAAAAGACTCAAAGATTTATCACCATCTAGTGATGGCTGGAAAGTAAAAGCCTCTTGGCAGGACTTTCTAACTGCCCCAGAAACATATGAAGAATATCCACCCGAGATTCTTTCAAATATTAGAGTATATCAACGAGTGACTCCTATTAGCCCTGGATACCTTGTTCCCTCTACCACCCTTAACTGA
- a CDS encoding NAD(P)/FAD-dependent oxidoreductase, whose product MSEDNMHVVVMGGGPAGLTAAYKLTKAEKKATVLEKDNVVGGISRTASYKGYHFDIGGHRFFTKAKMVDDLWREVMGDRFLRRSRMSRIYYRKKFFYYPLRAMNALMGLGIWNSFLIFISYMKAMLFPIKPEKTFQDWVCNRFGKRLFNTFFKTYTEKVWGIPCSEITAEWAAQRIKGLSLLSAAINALLKMPTGNKSKVIKTLIDAFDYPPLGPGQMWNEFKGLIEEKGNRVQMESRVDKIYWEPGSVKAVQVVQKDGTSHALQGTDFLSTLPIKELILKLEPTPPADIVEAANQLSYRDFLTVALIIEQDDLFPDNWIYIHDPDVKVGRIQNFKNWSPDMVPEKGMTCLGLEYFCFEEDGLWTMKDEDLVALGRKEIDQLGLAKAEDVQDGTVVRMPKAYPVYDSVYKEALEKVKVFLATLPNLQLIGRNGMHKYNNQDHSMLTAMMAVKNILGENHNLWEVNADQEYHEEVQSEEERQLAETLKTQPHVPEKTN is encoded by the coding sequence ATGTCTGAAGACAATATGCATGTTGTTGTGATGGGGGGAGGGCCAGCGGGTCTTACAGCAGCCTACAAACTTACAAAAGCGGAAAAAAAGGCCACCGTTTTAGAGAAGGATAATGTAGTTGGTGGGATTTCAAGGACAGCGAGCTATAAAGGATATCATTTTGACATTGGAGGGCATCGATTCTTCACAAAAGCAAAGATGGTGGATGACTTGTGGAGAGAAGTAATGGGAGATCGTTTTTTGAGACGAAGCCGCATGTCACGAATCTATTATAGGAAGAAATTTTTTTATTACCCACTGCGCGCTATGAATGCCTTGATGGGATTGGGCATATGGAATAGTTTCTTGATTTTTATAAGCTACATGAAGGCTATGTTGTTCCCCATCAAGCCAGAAAAAACCTTTCAGGACTGGGTGTGTAATCGTTTCGGCAAACGCCTTTTTAATACTTTTTTCAAGACCTATACTGAGAAGGTGTGGGGGATACCTTGTTCTGAGATTACCGCAGAGTGGGCAGCACAGCGTATTAAGGGACTTTCATTATTGTCAGCTGCAATAAACGCCTTACTTAAAATGCCAACTGGCAATAAGTCAAAGGTGATTAAAACTTTGATAGATGCGTTTGACTATCCACCTCTTGGTCCGGGGCAGATGTGGAATGAATTCAAGGGGTTAATAGAGGAAAAAGGTAATCGTGTTCAGATGGAGAGTCGCGTAGATAAAATATATTGGGAGCCCGGGTCAGTCAAAGCTGTGCAGGTAGTTCAAAAGGATGGAACCTCGCATGCGCTGCAAGGTACTGATTTTCTGAGCACGCTTCCGATCAAAGAGCTAATCTTGAAATTAGAGCCCACGCCTCCCGCAGATATTGTTGAAGCAGCAAATCAGCTGAGTTATCGAGATTTTTTGACGGTGGCGTTGATTATTGAGCAGGATGATCTTTTCCCTGATAACTGGATTTACATACATGATCCCGATGTGAAAGTAGGGCGCATTCAAAATTTTAAAAATTGGAGTCCTGACATGGTTCCTGAAAAAGGAATGACCTGCCTGGGATTAGAGTATTTTTGTTTTGAAGAAGATGGGCTATGGACTATGAAAGATGAGGACCTTGTAGCACTTGGGCGTAAAGAGATAGATCAGCTTGGTCTAGCCAAGGCCGAGGATGTGCAAGATGGCACCGTCGTGAGGATGCCTAAAGCATATCCAGTTTATGACTCAGTCTATAAAGAGGCCTTGGAAAAGGTAAAAGTTTTTCTTGCTACCTTACCTAACTTGCAGTTGATAGGCCGAAATGGTATGCATAAATACAATAACCAAGATCACTCGATGTTGACAGCAATGATGGCAGTAAAAAATATTCTAGGAGAAAATCACAATCTTTGGGAAGTCAATGCCGACCAAGAGTATCACGAGGAAGTGCAATCCGAGGAAGAGAGGCAGTTGGCGGAAACTCTCAAGACTCAGCCACATGTCCCAGAGAAAACGAATTGA
- a CDS encoding MoaD/ThiS family protein — translation MKVRVLAFSEAKSLLGFSEREISCSRGDTPRFVLEKINSNVEDYLNSWRVAINHEYADWDQELDGYVELAVIPPVSGG, via the coding sequence ATGAAAGTTCGCGTCTTAGCATTTTCGGAGGCAAAGAGTCTTTTAGGTTTTTCAGAAAGGGAAATCAGCTGTTCGAGAGGAGATACTCCTAGATTTGTGCTTGAGAAAATAAATTCTAATGTTGAAGATTACTTAAACTCTTGGAGGGTTGCTATTAATCACGAATATGCAGATTGGGATCAAGAACTAGATGGTTATGTAGAATTAGCAGTTATACCTCCAGTAAGTGGGGGCTAG
- a CDS encoding molybdopterin molybdotransferase MoeA — MSELLPIAEAYRLIDTHISELGSVRLRLQQAIGCLLREDILADQDDPAFDRSAMDGFVVTKETGYKRGQSWELIDEIQPGDRQQVTLNMEQCAKIFTGARVPKNTHVIKKEDVKLENNKVVLCEVDKTNHIRAKASQARQGDLLLKKGHELQAIELSICASVGMTNPLVSKRPRVIHVATGNELVDPNEEPNETQIRDSNSILLEAFLKKSGAQLVQQTRLKDDLEVAMKRCFDLPDFDLILFSGGASVGDYDIGRPLLEKMGFSIHFSRLNLRPGKPTIFGTRGKQAAFVVPGNPVSHVIVYQRLVRRALMCMQGKSTDLEIARATLLLDIPEWLGKRLTFNPAVFSFDGGKGVVRPIMWSHSGDLGALAGMNAMIACDPKKLPKVGEKVMVELL, encoded by the coding sequence ATGAGTGAGCTTTTGCCCATAGCGGAGGCTTACCGTTTAATTGATACGCATATCTCTGAGCTAGGTTCAGTGCGCCTCAGGTTGCAGCAAGCAATCGGTTGTTTGCTTAGGGAAGATATCCTTGCGGATCAAGATGATCCAGCATTTGACCGTTCGGCAATGGATGGATTTGTGGTGACTAAGGAGACGGGTTACAAGCGTGGGCAATCGTGGGAACTGATTGACGAAATTCAGCCAGGTGACCGTCAGCAAGTCACATTAAATATGGAGCAATGTGCAAAAATTTTTACAGGAGCTCGTGTCCCGAAAAATACCCATGTCATTAAAAAAGAGGATGTAAAACTAGAAAATAACAAAGTCGTTTTATGTGAAGTCGATAAGACTAATCATATCAGGGCAAAAGCTTCACAAGCAAGGCAGGGTGATTTACTTCTGAAAAAAGGGCATGAACTACAAGCTATCGAGCTTTCTATCTGTGCTAGTGTAGGAATGACAAACCCTTTGGTTAGTAAACGCCCTCGCGTTATTCATGTGGCCACTGGCAATGAATTAGTAGATCCAAATGAGGAACCTAATGAAACGCAGATACGTGATTCTAATTCCATACTTCTGGAGGCTTTTCTTAAAAAATCTGGTGCTCAACTCGTTCAGCAGACACGCCTTAAAGATGATCTTGAAGTAGCTATGAAGCGATGCTTTGATCTGCCTGATTTCGACCTCATTTTATTTTCTGGTGGAGCTAGTGTGGGCGATTATGACATTGGCCGGCCATTGTTAGAAAAAATGGGGTTCAGTATTCATTTTAGCCGGCTTAACTTACGACCAGGAAAGCCAACAATATTTGGCACGAGAGGTAAGCAGGCTGCATTTGTGGTGCCGGGGAATCCTGTTTCACATGTCATTGTTTACCAGCGTTTAGTAAGGCGGGCGCTGATGTGCATGCAAGGTAAGTCTACTGACTTAGAAATAGCTAGAGCAACGTTATTGCTAGACATACCGGAGTGGTTAGGCAAAAGATTGACATTTAATCCCGCAGTTTTTTCTTTCGATGGGGGAAAAGGCGTTGTTCGACCAATTATGTGGAGTCATTCAGGAGATTTAGGAGCTTTAGCAGGAATGAATGCTATGATAGCTTGTGATCCGAAAAAGTTGCCTAAGGTAGGCGAGAAAGTGATGGTGGAGCTTTTATGA
- a CDS encoding PEP-CTERM sorting domain-containing protein: MKLKPIKVTIITAAISMMNVLSSYGVINFITFDEPEQAFQHGSIVTSSAFGPTGDQYSGVSLSVSNPARLLSVGATYNTNVLLGLDPDLQAPFSGGNIQNLNLGNALIIAEFLLGFNSGILTFPSDQSTGGLFTIEFQSDLVDRLSFAVIDFLNNGTILDVTLTDSLDNSVTLTISDLEDLTSGEVFGSNTANQFGFIDAADYGLQNIKEAVIETDDSIAIDNIIYNVVPEPSTYALLMIGLAILGYMRFKLE, translated from the coding sequence ATGAAATTAAAACCCATCAAAGTTACAATAATAACTGCCGCTATATCAATGATGAACGTGCTATCATCATATGGTGTAATAAATTTCATTACCTTTGATGAACCAGAGCAAGCATTTCAACATGGAAGTATCGTCACTAGTTCTGCTTTTGGTCCAACCGGTGACCAGTATAGCGGGGTCTCCCTGTCAGTAAGTAATCCAGCCAGATTACTTAGTGTTGGAGCTACTTATAATACAAATGTTTTGCTAGGATTAGACCCAGATCTTCAAGCACCGTTCAGCGGCGGCAACATCCAAAACTTAAATTTAGGAAATGCTTTAATTATTGCTGAATTCCTCTTGGGCTTCAATAGCGGAATACTAACATTCCCTAGTGACCAAAGCACTGGCGGCCTTTTCACTATAGAGTTTCAAAGCGACCTAGTAGACCGTCTCTCATTCGCAGTGATCGACTTTTTAAACAATGGCACCATATTGGATGTGACATTAACAGATAGCCTCGATAATAGTGTTACACTTACTATAAGCGATTTGGAAGACCTGACTTCAGGTGAGGTCTTTGGAAGCAATACAGCTAATCAGTTTGGATTTATAGATGCAGCAGATTATGGACTACAGAATATTAAAGAGGCCGTCATTGAGACAGACGACAGCATTGCTATAGATAACATTATATATAACGTAGTGCCCGAGCCTTCGACTTATGCTCTACTAATGATTGGGCTAGCAATCTTAGGCTATATGAGATTTAAACTCGAATAA
- the infB gene encoding translation initiation factor IF-2, with protein sequence MPIKQPKKTAAKKTAAKKAAPKSKAKASSSVDKKEAPATKKKATAPKPKTSLAEKPKPKEDETPKPHTSPQSEAKVVDPSPTPPALTDSNPSAAADDKVVSMKPPIVVKDLAARIGLKPFQVVHQLMEMNVFATLNQTIEEDIATKICEKNGFEFALEKREKGAGIHKVEEVIEEPPPPPPPAEVKDQSKLSPRPPIITFMGHVDHGKTSLLDAIRRTKVAAGEAGGITQHIGAYSIEKNSQTITFLDTPGHAAFTAMRARGATITDIVIIVVAANDGLMPQTIEAIKHAKAANVSIIVAINKIDLPTANPDKVKAQLQEQDLAPEEWGGKTIVCEVSAVKGTGMDNLLEMMLLEAEVMELRAEDTGLARGLVIESQIEVGRGPNATIIVQHGKLKVGDAFICGNYWGKVKALINDVGASVKSAGPSTPVKILGFNGSPVPGEEFVVMKNERKARTLAEERSNEERMGKLQKGSKVTLETLFQDMRDGQKKILPVVLRSDVQGSLEAIIESLNKIPSDKVELNFILSGVGPITVNDVLLAKASNAVILGFNTRTDSNAASASKKEDIQIKLYSIIYELIDQVRDAMAGLLDPEERESHIGKVAVKKVFSLSKFPVAGCVVESGRITKSCRARITRDHTPIYDGSVVTLKRFQDETNEVRAGMECGVRLGDFNDYEEGDIIECYVLEKVAQTLE encoded by the coding sequence CCTCTAGCAGTGTTGACAAGAAAGAAGCACCTGCTACTAAAAAGAAGGCTACCGCACCTAAGCCCAAGACATCTCTTGCTGAAAAGCCCAAGCCAAAAGAGGATGAGACACCCAAGCCTCATACTTCTCCTCAGAGTGAAGCTAAGGTAGTAGATCCTAGTCCAACCCCACCAGCACTAACAGATAGTAATCCGTCCGCAGCTGCAGATGACAAAGTGGTCTCAATGAAGCCACCGATTGTCGTCAAAGATCTAGCTGCACGCATAGGTTTAAAACCCTTTCAGGTCGTTCATCAACTCATGGAGATGAATGTCTTTGCAACTCTAAATCAGACCATTGAGGAAGACATTGCCACTAAAATATGTGAAAAGAATGGTTTTGAATTTGCTCTCGAAAAACGCGAAAAAGGAGCAGGAATTCATAAAGTAGAGGAAGTCATCGAAGAGCCGCCGCCACCGCCGCCGCCCGCTGAAGTCAAGGATCAATCAAAACTATCCCCGCGCCCTCCTATTATCACCTTTATGGGGCATGTGGATCATGGGAAAACCTCCCTACTAGATGCTATTCGACGAACGAAAGTTGCTGCCGGTGAGGCAGGCGGAATTACCCAACACATCGGTGCATATAGCATCGAAAAAAATAGCCAGACCATTACTTTTTTAGACACACCTGGACACGCAGCGTTCACTGCAATGAGAGCTAGAGGTGCCACCATAACGGATATTGTTATTATTGTTGTAGCAGCAAATGACGGCCTCATGCCCCAAACCATTGAAGCTATCAAACATGCCAAGGCCGCTAATGTGTCCATTATCGTTGCTATCAATAAAATAGACTTACCCACTGCAAACCCTGATAAAGTTAAAGCTCAGCTTCAAGAGCAGGACCTCGCTCCGGAAGAATGGGGAGGTAAGACCATTGTATGCGAAGTATCTGCCGTAAAAGGCACAGGAATGGATAATTTGCTGGAAATGATGCTACTGGAAGCCGAAGTAATGGAGCTCCGAGCTGAAGATACCGGGCTAGCCAGGGGTCTTGTTATTGAAAGTCAAATCGAAGTAGGTAGAGGTCCTAATGCCACGATCATTGTTCAACATGGCAAGTTAAAGGTCGGAGACGCATTTATTTGTGGAAATTATTGGGGCAAAGTCAAAGCGCTTATCAATGATGTCGGAGCTTCTGTCAAATCTGCTGGGCCTTCTACTCCCGTAAAAATACTAGGATTCAATGGCTCTCCAGTGCCCGGAGAAGAATTCGTTGTCATGAAGAACGAGCGAAAGGCTCGAACCCTGGCCGAGGAAAGAAGCAATGAAGAGCGTATGGGTAAATTACAGAAGGGATCAAAGGTAACTCTCGAGACTCTCTTCCAAGACATGCGAGACGGGCAAAAGAAGATACTACCTGTTGTCTTGCGTTCAGATGTACAAGGATCTCTCGAAGCAATCATTGAGTCTCTGAATAAAATCCCTAGTGATAAAGTAGAACTTAATTTTATTCTCTCAGGGGTTGGCCCCATCACCGTAAATGATGTTCTTCTAGCAAAAGCATCGAATGCAGTTATTTTGGGCTTCAACACGCGCACTGACAGTAATGCTGCCTCAGCATCCAAGAAAGAAGACATTCAAATCAAACTTTACAGTATTATTTATGAGCTTATTGACCAAGTTCGTGATGCTATGGCAGGGCTATTGGACCCAGAGGAACGCGAAAGCCACATTGGCAAAGTTGCAGTTAAAAAAGTCTTTTCTTTATCCAAGTTCCCTGTAGCCGGATGCGTCGTTGAAAGCGGTCGTATCACCAAATCATGTCGAGCCCGTATCACACGTGATCATACTCCGATATATGATGGATCTGTGGTAACCCTTAAGCGTTTCCAAGATGAAACTAACGAGGTCCGAGCCGGAATGGAGTGCGGCGTTCGTTTAGGAGACTTTAATGATTATGAAGAGGGTGATATTATCGAGTGTTACGTATTAGAAAAAGTGGCACAAACTCTCGAATAA
- a CDS encoding molybdenum cofactor biosynthesis protein MoaE, which translates to MRVSVEIVRVPILLSKLNSGELEIGSIVEFQGLVRQHERGIQIEGLMYEAYESMALKEMEKILEELGKNFSCFSVEVIHRIGWVPVGEASIYVRVCSKHRKEGFELCMRFMDLLKKDVPIWKVDRS; encoded by the coding sequence ATGAGAGTATCTGTAGAGATTGTTCGAGTTCCTATACTACTTAGCAAACTAAACAGTGGTGAGTTGGAGATTGGATCTATAGTGGAATTTCAAGGTCTTGTTCGTCAGCATGAGAGGGGGATACAAATAGAAGGTTTAATGTATGAGGCCTATGAATCGATGGCTCTTAAAGAGATGGAAAAAATTTTAGAAGAGTTGGGAAAAAATTTTTCCTGTTTTTCAGTTGAAGTCATTCATCGTATTGGCTGGGTGCCTGTAGGTGAGGCTTCTATCTATGTGAGAGTTTGTTCCAAACACAGGAAAGAAGGTTTTGAGCTTTGTATGAGGTTCATGGATCTCTTGAAAAAAGATGTCCCCATATGGAAAGTAGATAGGTCATGA
- the rbfA gene encoding 30S ribosome-binding factor RbfA, giving the protein MTRRTTRLAEVYKSELSRILSREKSLEGHLITVTDVEISPDLRQAFIYVSTLNKDLAPEDLLHKLNDLRANLQSNIAKRVVIKYTPRLNFRYDQTLVRGDRVIEIMNQLDSLVDEKPIDEKDNLKETQ; this is encoded by the coding sequence ATGACTCGTAGAACTACTCGTCTTGCTGAAGTTTACAAAAGTGAGCTCAGCAGGATACTATCACGAGAAAAGTCTCTTGAAGGTCATCTAATTACTGTCACTGATGTAGAAATTAGTCCTGATCTAAGACAAGCATTTATCTACGTAAGCACTCTTAATAAAGATTTAGCACCAGAAGATCTACTGCATAAACTCAACGATTTGAGAGCAAACCTACAGAGTAATATCGCCAAAAGGGTTGTTATCAAATACACCCCCCGCCTCAACTTTAGATATGATCAAACCTTAGTTCGTGGAGATCGCGTGATAGAAATAATGAACCAGTTGGACTCCCTGGTCGATGAAAAGCCGATCGACGAAAAAGATAATCTCAAAGAAACTCAATAA
- a CDS encoding sulfite exporter TauE/SafE family protein, with the protein MSWILPALFFLVALIYSIAGFGGGSSYIALLILFEFPYEIIPIIGLACNLVVSLAGAINFTRAGHFQAKLLSPFLFASMPCAYLAGSMDVSKEIFVFLLASTLSYASFHLFFGNQKFADKDLIEPGVQKFWVIGVFSGAVIGFLSGVVGIGGGIFLSPLLYFLRWASPQQIASLASSFIFLNSLTGLIGQLSKRAPNDIAIYVDLLTDYALLPLVVAVAGLIGSFLGAKKLYGRSIQFATALLVCYVSVSLWWRWIEMIL; encoded by the coding sequence ATGTCTTGGATCTTGCCTGCTTTATTTTTCTTAGTTGCTTTGATTTATTCGATTGCAGGATTTGGTGGGGGTTCTTCTTACATTGCTTTGCTCATACTTTTCGAATTTCCTTATGAGATTATTCCGATCATTGGTTTGGCTTGTAATTTAGTTGTTAGCTTAGCAGGTGCTATTAATTTTACTCGAGCGGGGCATTTTCAGGCAAAGCTATTGAGCCCATTTTTATTTGCCTCTATGCCCTGTGCTTATTTAGCCGGGAGTATGGATGTTTCTAAGGAAATCTTTGTTTTCCTTCTAGCCAGCACTCTTTCTTACGCATCTTTTCATTTATTTTTTGGGAATCAAAAATTTGCAGATAAGGACCTGATTGAGCCTGGAGTTCAAAAGTTTTGGGTCATTGGAGTTTTTTCGGGAGCTGTGATTGGGTTTCTGTCTGGAGTTGTGGGGATTGGTGGGGGCATATTCCTTTCGCCTCTACTATATTTTTTACGCTGGGCATCACCTCAGCAAATTGCCTCGTTAGCTAGTAGCTTTATATTTCTCAATAGCCTAACAGGCTTGATAGGACAGTTATCAAAAAGAGCTCCTAATGATATAGCCATTTATGTTGATCTGCTAACCGATTATGCTTTATTGCCATTAGTAGTCGCAGTAGCTGGATTGATTGGCAGTTTTCTTGGAGCTAAGAAACTATATGGTAGGAGCATACAGTTCGCAACTGCACTGCTCGTGTGCTATGTCTCAGTTAGTCTTTGGTGGAGATGGATCGAGATGATATTATGA
- a CDS encoding prepilin-type N-terminal cleavage/methylation domain-containing protein, with the protein MGLHFSRLALKAFTSWFSKSGKHTRHLKSSAFTLMELLVTIGIIALVIALASPTIHRSLFGGGSNKAVIEISNSVESARQFAISNGTYAYVAITEPDPDTGKIYIATIASRDSSPGGIYDLSRAKAVNINPSKNNVENFQLIGSITGIEECILVDELPETDYFREHPELGDDPSYFADGELFTYDSRVYGRLAFTRTIQFNPLGEAKVARALPGSIQLVVLPVIGGTPDEPLLDDEKASVIRIAGLTGRLRIFTQ; encoded by the coding sequence ATGGGTTTACACTTTAGTCGACTAGCACTTAAAGCCTTTACATCCTGGTTTTCGAAATCAGGCAAACATACACGCCATCTCAAATCATCAGCTTTCACCCTCATGGAGCTGTTAGTTACCATCGGAATTATCGCTTTAGTCATTGCCCTAGCCTCACCCACTATTCATCGTTCCCTGTTTGGAGGAGGTAGCAATAAGGCTGTCATAGAGATATCTAATTCCGTAGAGTCGGCAAGACAATTTGCGATCAGCAACGGAACTTATGCGTATGTTGCCATCACGGAGCCTGATCCGGATACAGGAAAAATATACATAGCAACCATAGCCTCTCGTGATAGCTCTCCCGGCGGAATCTATGATTTATCTAGAGCGAAAGCTGTAAATATCAACCCGAGTAAGAACAATGTGGAAAATTTCCAACTCATTGGAAGCATCACCGGAATTGAGGAATGCATTCTGGTCGATGAGTTGCCTGAGACTGACTATTTCCGCGAGCATCCTGAATTAGGTGATGACCCTTCATATTTTGCTGATGGGGAACTTTTCACATATGACTCACGTGTTTATGGCAGACTCGCTTTTACCCGCACGATTCAATTCAATCCCTTGGGAGAGGCCAAGGTAGCTAGGGCTCTACCAGGCTCCATACAATTGGTGGTATTGCCAGTCATTGGCGGGACGCCAGATGAGCCCTTATTAGATGATGAAAAAGCCTCTGTCATACGCATTGCGGGACTGACAGGAAGACTGAGAATCTTTACTCAATGA